TCGTTCCCCACCCAATGCTGGACCAAGAACGTCATATGGAAGCCGACGAAGGTGGTCCAGAAGTGCCACTTGCCGAGGCGCTCGTCCATCATCCGCCCGGTCATCTTCGGGAACCAGAAGTAGATGCCGGCGTAGGTGGCGAACACGACGGTGCCGAAGACCACGTAGTGGAAGTGGGCAACCACGAAGTAGCTGTCTGTCAACTGAAAGTCGAGCGGCGGGCTCGCCAGGAGCACGCCGGACAGGCCACCGAAGAGGAAGGTGATCAGGAAGCCGATGGAGAACAGCATCGGCGACTCGAACGTCAACTGCCCCTTCCACATGGTACCGATCCAGTTGAAGATCTTCACCCCGGTCGGGACGGCGATCAGGAACGTCATGAACGAGAAAAACGGCAGCAGGACCGCGCCGGTGGCGTACATGTGATGCGCCCACACCGCGATCGACAGGGCCGCGATGGCGAGGGTCGCGTAGACCAGACCGGTGTAGCCGAAGATCGGTTTGCGGGAAAAAACCGGGAAGATTTCCGAGACGATACCGAAGAACGGCAGTGCGATGATGTACACCTCGGGGTGACCGAAGAACCAGAACAGATTCTGCCACAACAATACTCCGCCATTGGCCGGGTCGAAGATGTGACCGCCCAACCTACGATCAACCAACAGAGCCGCCAACGCCGCGGTCAGGAGTGGGAAAGCGATAAGGATCAAGATGGAGGTGACGAAGATGTTCCAGGTGAAGATCGGCATCCGAAACATCGTCATACCGGGGGCCCGCAGGCACACAATCGTGGTGATCATGTTGACGCCACCGAGGATCGTGCCCAATCCGGAGAGCATCAGCCCCACAATCCAGAAGTCAGCGCCCATTCCCGGCGAGCTGACTGCAGAACTGAGTGGCGTGTAAGCAGTCCAGCCGAAGTCCGCGGCACCACCGGGGGTGATGAAGCCGGCCGTGGTGATGATCGCGCCGAACAGGTACAGCCAGTAGCTGAACGCGTTGAGTCGCGGGAACGCCACGTCGGGGGCGCCGATCTGCAGCGGCAGGATGAAGTTGGCAAATCCGAACACGACAGGAGTCGCGTACAGCAGCAGCATGATCGTGCCGTGCATCGTGAACAGCTGGTTGTACTGCTCATTCGACAAGAACTGCATACCCGGCACCGCGAGCTCACTACGCATGATCAGCGCCATCAAGCCGCCGATCAGGAAGAAGACAAATGAGGTCACCAAATACATGATCCCCAGCACCTTCGGGTCCGTCGTAGTGATCATCTTGACGATGAACGACCCCTTAGCTGCCTTACGCGGAGGATACGGTCGCGAGGGGACCGGTGTAGGGGCGATGGCGGTCATATGTTCCCGCTTCCTGTCGAGACACAAGTGATGAGACGTTCTGCAGCTTAGATCACCTACTATGCACCATAGTAGTTGGGTGACTTCGGGAGGTTCGCAGCGAGTACCCGTTCCCACTGAGGTACCACACTCAGACCGGCAGACGTACTACCAATTACGTTCCGTGACGGTAGGATTCGGCGGCACGCTACGGCTCCTCTCTCCCACAGAAAATCGGTTGCGTAGATCAGAATCGCTGACATCGCCCTTCGCGCTACGACCTCCTATATCCGGGCAGCATTTCGACTGCCACGAGGCACGCAAGGGGCTACCACCACGGGTGACGTGGTGGTCAATCAGACGAGGTCCACCACCCGCTGTGCATATTTTGCAGCGTCTGGGAGCACGGGTGGCGCAACGGATAACCTGTCCTTTGTCAGGTCGCTGTGGGCAATCATGAAACCGGAGCACCCCGCAATATCCTCTCGTCTCTTTGATGCGCTTCTTCCGTACGTTGGACCCGATTCGGCCGCACACTGGGCAACGATCTTTGCGATCAAACCCCTCTGAGACCCCAAGGGTGGGACCCTGCTGATGCCCGCGCGTGGCCTCGGGTTGGCGCCTACCATCCCCGAGCATCACGCGCTGGACGTTTTCATTCACATGACAAATACCCGAACTGGTCTCGGTTACACGGATCGCTATCCAAACCTGTCCGGCAGGTCGTCAAGCCGATAATCTCTCCTGCATCCACGTCAGGTTGACGACTGGCGCAGGATCAATCCCCACAGCATTCGGTCTTACAGGCGAAAGTTCCAGAGCCCGTCTGCATGAACCTACTCGCCAGGACGCCACCCGACATTCGACAGCTTCCGGGAAGCGCGGCGGTTCGTGTCGACTTCGCTGTCAGTCGACACGATGCCTGCGAACCGAGCGGCACAGCGCCACAGCATTCGAGGAGGCCGAAACCGGCGAGGATCAGCCCGCCGCATAACACCCATCGGACTCACGCACCTTGATGCGATGAAGGGGCGGGGCCTCCCGCTCCCGTGGTTCCCGGCGAATGCTGGGGGTGTCACATCTACACACGACGGAGGAGGCCCCTATGAGCGAGTATGACGGAAAACAGTTCGTCCGGATCGACCTGCACCGGCAACGCTCGGTGATCGTCCGACAGTCCGACACGGGAGAGCAACTCTCCACCGTGCGGATCATCAACGACCCGGCCTCGTTGGTCATGCAGCTCGAGAAAGCCGGAGAACACCCGGAGGTGGTACTCGAAGCCACCTACGGCTGGTACTGGGCGGTCGACGCACTGCAGGCCGCCGGTGCACGCGTACATCTGGCACACCGTTGGGTGTCAAAGGATTCCGCTACCGTCGTGTGAAGAACGATGTCCGCGACGCGTCTGATCTGGCGGATCTGCTGCGGATGAACCGTCTACCCGAGGCCTGGATCGCGCCTCCTCCGGTGCGGAAGCTGCGCGAGTTGGTGCGCTACCGGGCAAAGCTGGTCGCGATCCGTTCAGGCCTCAAGGCTCAGGTACACGCAGTGCTCGCCAAGGAAGGCCAGTTGATCCCCGTTTCGGACCTGTTCGGCGTCGACGGCCGCCGACGGCTGGCGAAGATCCCACTCGGCGCGGCGTACGCGCAGCGGGTTATCTCACTGCTCGAGGTGATCGACGTCCTCGACAGCCACGAGGCACGCTTCACCACCGCGATCGCCGGCCAGCTGCGGAACCATCCCGGCTACCGCGTCATTCAGCAGCTGCCCGGCGTCGGCCCGGTCCTCGGTGTGAACCATCCCGGGTCCGATGCACACACTGTTATTTGTGTGCGACCGGTTGATCGGCACGTTCTGCAGCGTAGTACCTGGCCTCGTACTCGGTGGGTGGGATCCGCCCAAGGCGGTGCATCAGCCGGTCGGTGTTGTACCAGTGCACCCACGCCGAGGTGGCCTCCTCGACGTCGCTGACGGTGCGTAGCGGCCCGATGCGGAACGGGGAGTCGTCGGCGATGCACTCGGCCTTGTAGAGCCCGACCGTCGTCTCGGCGAGGGCGTTGTCGAAGGCGTCGGCCACCGACCCGATCGACGGCAGCAGTCCCTGCAGGAACAAGGTCTCCCCGAAGCGCAGAGCCGTATATTGCGACCCCGCGTCGCTGTGGTGAATAGTGTTTCCGCGCAATGGGTTACCTTGCATCGTCCGCAAGGTGCAGGCCTGGTTCACCGCCCGCTGCACGAACGCGGTCTCCTTCGACGTCGACACCTCCCAACCGACGATCGTGCCGGCGAACGCATCGATGACGAACGCCGTGTACGCGAAGCCGGACACCATCCGGACGTACGTGAAGTCCGCGACATAGAGCGCGTCGGGCCGATCGACCCGGAAGTTCCGGTCGACCAGATCCGGCGGCCGCGGCGCCGACGGCTCCGGCACGGTGGTGCGGACCCTCTTCGCCCTGCTGGCACCGCGCCACCCGTTGACGCGCATGAGCCGTTCGACGGTGCAGCGGGCCACCTCGATGCCCTGACGGCGCAGGTGGGCCACATCTTCAACGAGCCGTACAGCGACTCCGGCCTGCGTCGACCGTGCTCGTCCCGCTCGACGTAGTAGGAGGCCAGCACCGCGGTGATGGTGGCGTCCCACAATGCCCGTTTCGACAACGGCCGGCTGCGCCAGGCGTAGAAGGTTCTCGGGGCGATCGTGCACCCGTGCTCGGTGAGCACCCGGCAGATCGGTACGACCCCGAACTGATCGCGGTGTTCGGCGATGAACCGGCAGATCACTTGCGTGGCGGGTCGCACTCCCGCGCGAAGAAAGACGTTGCAGCCTTCAATATTTCGATGGTCTTCTCGAGCTCGGCGTTCTTCCGCCGCAAAGCCCGCAGTTCGGCCTCAGCCTCCGATGCCGACGCAGCCGGGGTGCCGCCACCCGCCGCCTCGGCCTTGCGGACCCACACCCGCACCGTCTCCGTCTTCAGGGACATCCGCTCGGCGATCGTACGGATCGCCTCGTACTCCGAGGCGTACTCGTCACGGTGTTCGAGGACCAGGCGCACGGCCTTCTCCCGCACCTCGGCTGGATAGACATTCGGCATAAGGATCACCTTCCCAAGAAAGAAGGTGTGCATCAAACTCGGGACGATTCAGTGCGGTATTCGTCGCCGAAATCGGAGACGCTCAACGGTTTGCGGGACCGGACGGGTTGTGTTCGTGGGCGGGACTGACCCCGCGTCACCACGAGTCGGACACCGTCGTCCATCGTGGGCACATC
This genomic window from Rhodococcus oxybenzonivorans contains:
- the ctaD gene encoding cytochrome c oxidase subunit I, with the protein product MTAIAPTPVPSRPYPPRKAAKGSFIVKMITTTDPKVLGIMYLVTSFVFFLIGGLMALIMRSELAVPGMQFLSNEQYNQLFTMHGTIMLLLYATPVVFGFANFILPLQIGAPDVAFPRLNAFSYWLYLFGAIITTAGFITPGGAADFGWTAYTPLSSAVSSPGMGADFWIVGLMLSGLGTILGGVNMITTIVCLRAPGMTMFRMPIFTWNIFVTSILILIAFPLLTAALAALLVDRRLGGHIFDPANGGVLLWQNLFWFFGHPEVYIIALPFFGIVSEIFPVFSRKPIFGYTGLVYATLAIAALSIAVWAHHMYATGAVLLPFFSFMTFLIAVPTGVKIFNWIGTMWKGQLTFESPMLFSIGFLITFLFGGLSGVLLASPPLDFQLTDSYFVVAHFHYVVFGTVVFATYAGIYFWFPKMTGRMMDERLGKWHFWTTFVGFHMTFLVQHWVGNEGMPRRYADYLPSDGFTVLNSISTIGSFVLGASTVPFIWNVFKSYRYGEVVTVDDPWGFGNSLEWATSCPPPRHNFTELPPIRSERPAFEMHYPHMVARMRAEAHTGNHHTASSALAEDMAADELGDSPAAPGRI